From Caminibacter mediatlanticus TB-2, the proteins below share one genomic window:
- the cysD gene encoding sulfate adenylyltransferase subunit CysD, which translates to MKLTHLKQLEAESIYILREVAANFKNPVMMYSIGKDSSVMLHLAMKAFYPAKPPFPLLHVDTLWKFKEMIEFRDKRVKELGVELITYTNPDGIEMNINPFVHGSKIHTDIMKTQALKKALNKYGFDAIIGGARRDEEKSRAKERIFSFRDKNHRWNPKAQRPELWNLYNTHINKGESVRVFPLSNWTELDIWQYIYLEKIPIVPLYFAKERDVVEYEGAKIMVDDDRMPVELRKKAKKEMVRFRTLGCYPLTGAINSNADTLEKIIEEMLLSKNSERQGRLIDKDEEGSMEKKKIEGYF; encoded by the coding sequence ATGAAATTAACTCATTTAAAACAGCTTGAAGCAGAATCAATATACATTTTAAGAGAAGTAGCCGCAAATTTTAAAAATCCAGTGATGATGTATTCTATCGGAAAAGATAGTAGTGTCATGTTACATTTAGCTATGAAAGCTTTTTATCCTGCTAAACCACCTTTTCCATTATTACATGTCGACACCTTATGGAAATTTAAAGAAATGATTGAATTTAGAGACAAGAGAGTAAAAGAACTTGGAGTAGAATTAATTACATATACAAATCCTGATGGAATTGAAATGAATATAAATCCCTTTGTGCATGGTAGTAAAATTCATACGGATATAATGAAAACACAAGCTTTGAAAAAAGCATTAAATAAATATGGATTTGATGCAATAATTGGTGGTGCAAGACGAGATGAAGAAAAATCACGCGCAAAAGAAAGAATATTTAGTTTCAGAGATAAAAATCATAGATGGAATCCAAAAGCACAAAGACCAGAGCTTTGGAATTTATATAATACTCATATTAATAAGGGTGAAAGTGTTAGAGTTTTTCCTCTATCAAACTGGACAGAACTTGATATTTGGCAATATATATATCTTGAAAAAATTCCTATAGTTCCTTTATATTTTGCAAAAGAAAGAGATGTAGTAGAATATGAAGGAGCAAAAATTATGGTTGATGATGATAGAATGCCAGTGGAATTAAGAAAAAAAGCAAAAAAAGAAATGGTAAGATTTAGAACCCTTGGATGTTATCCTCTAACAGGAGCAATAAATTCTAATGCAGATACACTCGAAAAAATAATTGAAGAAATGTTATTATCAAAAAATAGTGA